A window of the Pseudomonas fluorescens genome harbors these coding sequences:
- a CDS encoding glutamine synthetase, protein MKTALKYSFICLATLALNAEAQVPGLAYCTRSANLLACIDASGNAYSVNTVGSTIYLRGFEKAGHRYWAQTNSRYGQLTFFTGIASDGEAWVGYNRRVGWTTINRFSSSGGSSSAKFTCSRITGC, encoded by the coding sequence ATGAAAACCGCGTTGAAATACTCGTTTATCTGCCTGGCAACGCTGGCGCTGAATGCCGAAGCACAAGTGCCGGGGCTGGCCTATTGCACGCGCAGCGCGAACCTGTTGGCGTGCATCGATGCCAGCGGCAACGCCTATAGCGTCAACACCGTCGGCAGCACGATTTACCTGCGCGGATTTGAAAAAGCAGGCCACCGCTACTGGGCACAAACCAACAGCCGTTATGGGCAACTGACATTCTTCACCGGCATCGCTTCTGATGGAGAAGCGTGGGTTGGCTACAACCGGCGCGTGGGCTGGACGACGATCAATCGGTTCTCCAGCTCCGGCGGCAGCAGCAGCGCGAAATTCACCTGCAGCCGGATCACCGGCTGCTAA
- a CDS encoding N-acetylmuramoyl-L-alanine amidase produces MHRRHLLNLMLASAAFVLPFSVSATQIRNARLWRSDNKLRLVFDLSGPVSYKTFTLSAPERLIIDMSGASLSGDFSQLALSGTPIRTIRSGHFGQGNTRIVLDLSSPVQLNSFLLAPQDGQGHRLVLDLMSASSGLPASVPRETPQEKSHPKRDIMVVVDPGHGGKDPGAIGAKGEREKDVVLSIAQLLARRLKREKGFDVKLVRNDDFFVPLRKRVEIARQHKADMFISVHADAAPRLTASGASVYCLSEGGATSATARFMAQRENGVDLLGATNLLNLKDKDPMLAGVILDMSMNATIAASLQLGSTVLSSLSGITTLHQKRVEQAGFAVLKSPDVPSILVETGFISNARDSQRLVTARHQQAVADGLFEGLQRYFQKNPPVDSYMAWQQEQKGSRV; encoded by the coding sequence ATGCACAGACGCCATTTGCTCAACCTGATGCTGGCCAGCGCGGCCTTTGTTTTGCCTTTCTCGGTGTCCGCCACGCAGATACGCAATGCGCGGCTTTGGCGTTCGGATAACAAGCTGAGGCTGGTGTTCGATCTGAGTGGTCCCGTGAGCTACAAGACGTTTACCTTGAGTGCACCGGAGCGTTTGATCATCGATATGAGCGGCGCCAGCCTGAGTGGCGATTTCAGCCAGTTGGCGTTGTCTGGCACCCCGATTCGTACGATTCGCTCCGGCCATTTTGGCCAAGGGAACACCCGGATCGTGCTTGATCTAAGCAGTCCGGTTCAGCTCAATTCATTCTTGCTGGCGCCTCAGGATGGGCAAGGACATCGCCTGGTTTTGGACTTGATGAGTGCATCATCGGGGCTCCCGGCGAGCGTTCCACGTGAAACACCCCAGGAGAAATCTCACCCCAAGCGCGACATCATGGTGGTGGTCGACCCTGGTCATGGCGGGAAAGATCCGGGTGCAATTGGCGCCAAAGGCGAGCGGGAAAAGGATGTGGTGCTGTCCATCGCGCAATTGCTCGCACGAAGACTCAAGCGAGAGAAAGGCTTTGATGTGAAGCTGGTTCGTAACGACGATTTCTTCGTCCCGTTGCGCAAGCGTGTGGAGATCGCGCGTCAGCACAAGGCCGACATGTTCATTTCGGTGCACGCCGATGCGGCGCCGCGTCTGACGGCTTCCGGGGCGTCGGTGTATTGCTTGTCCGAAGGTGGTGCTACGTCCGCCACCGCACGGTTCATGGCGCAGCGTGAGAACGGTGTGGATCTGCTCGGTGCAACCAACCTGCTCAATCTCAAGGACAAGGACCCGATGCTCGCTGGCGTAATCCTCGACATGTCGATGAACGCAACCATCGCCGCCAGTTTGCAACTTGGAAGTACAGTGCTGAGCAGTCTGTCCGGCATCACCACGCTGCACCAAAAACGCGTGGAACAGGCTGGATTCGCCGTTCTGAAATCGCCGGATGTGCCGTCAATCCTCGTGGAAACCGGGTTCATTTCCAACGCACGGGACAGTCAGCGCCTGGTGACGGCGCGTCATCAGCAGGCCGTGGCAGACGGTTTGTTTGAGGGCTTGCAGCGTTACTTTCAGAAGAATCCGCCTGTCGACAGTTACATGGCCTGGCAACAAGAGCAGAAAGGATCGCGGGTTTAG
- the folE2 gene encoding GTP cyclohydrolase FolE2 translates to MNALTLPDVAAQAARQALPLEWVGMCGIALPVFIEGQRLAAKADAGVSLDDGDARGIHMSRLYLGLETLEQQNLSPALLRQVLQRFLDSHEDLSEAAYLNIHTDLLLRRPALVSPLAGWKTYPVTVSAQLKNKVFHVELKIDVAYSSTCPCSAALARQLIQQQFVDDFANKPLQHADVLAWLGSTQGIVATPHSQRSTAQLHLHLDEFVDELPLTSIINDAEAALGTAVQTAVKRADEQAFALANGQNLMFCEDAARRLNLALRCSPGVSEFHVRVNHAESLHAHDAVAESHWRREQP, encoded by the coding sequence ATGAACGCGCTGACTTTGCCGGATGTCGCGGCTCAAGCCGCCCGCCAGGCCCTGCCTCTCGAATGGGTGGGGATGTGCGGAATCGCCTTACCTGTGTTTATCGAAGGCCAACGCCTGGCTGCCAAAGCGGATGCGGGTGTCAGTCTGGATGATGGAGATGCACGCGGCATTCACATGTCGCGACTGTATCTGGGACTGGAAACGCTGGAGCAGCAGAACCTTTCACCTGCTCTTCTGCGACAAGTTCTGCAGCGTTTTCTCGACAGCCACGAAGATCTGTCCGAAGCCGCCTATCTCAATATCCACACCGATTTACTCCTGAGAAGACCCGCGTTGGTCAGTCCTTTGGCAGGATGGAAAACCTATCCCGTCACTGTCTCAGCCCAGTTAAAAAACAAAGTGTTCCACGTGGAACTGAAAATCGATGTCGCGTATTCCTCAACTTGCCCTTGTTCCGCAGCATTGGCGAGGCAGTTGATCCAGCAACAATTCGTCGACGACTTCGCCAACAAACCACTGCAACACGCCGATGTGTTGGCGTGGTTGGGTTCGACCCAAGGCATCGTGGCCACACCACACAGCCAACGCAGTACCGCCCAGTTGCATTTGCACCTGGATGAATTTGTCGACGAACTACCGCTGACGTCCATCATCAACGACGCCGAAGCAGCCCTCGGCACCGCCGTGCAAACCGCTGTGAAACGCGCCGACGAACAAGCCTTCGCCCTCGCCAACGGCCAGAACCTGATGTTCTGCGAAGACGCTGCCCGCCGCCTGAACCTGGCACTGCGTTGCTCACCCGGTGTCAGCGAATTCCATGTCCGAGTCAACCACGCCGAAAGCCTTCATGCTCACGACGCCGTAGCCGAGAGTCATTGGCGCCGGGAGCAGCCATGA
- a CDS encoding metal ABC transporter ATP-binding protein — translation MIRCHNLSWGIPGQPLTAPLNLRFESGSLTAIIGVNGSGKSSLLKVIAGLQRPLAGKVELGVPRQSGLSFLPQQQHLDRQFPISLQELVAAGFWGRRLSSQLRAQRLEAALEDWHLSGLEHRPLMALSGGELQRALLARLSLADTPLLLLDEPHAALDELGQTLLWQHLHAWHEQGRTLVVVCHDLAAVRQHIPQTLLIKQSGCAFGSSADLIQQTPHTQVA, via the coding sequence ATGATTCGCTGCCACAACCTGAGCTGGGGAATACCCGGCCAACCGCTCACTGCACCGCTCAATCTGAGGTTTGAAAGCGGCAGCCTGACGGCAATCATCGGCGTCAACGGCAGCGGAAAAAGCAGCCTGCTCAAAGTCATCGCAGGTTTACAGCGACCGTTGGCCGGCAAAGTCGAATTGGGTGTTCCACGCCAAAGCGGTTTGTCCTTCCTGCCTCAGCAACAGCATCTGGATCGACAGTTCCCGATCAGCCTTCAGGAATTAGTGGCTGCCGGTTTCTGGGGACGCCGACTGTCATCGCAACTCAGGGCCCAACGTCTCGAAGCTGCGCTTGAGGATTGGCACCTCAGCGGACTGGAACATCGTCCCCTGATGGCCCTCTCCGGCGGGGAACTGCAACGCGCCCTGCTCGCTCGACTGAGTCTGGCCGACACACCGTTGCTGCTGCTCGACGAACCCCATGCCGCGCTCGACGAACTGGGTCAGACACTGTTGTGGCAACACTTGCACGCCTGGCATGAACAAGGACGAACCCTGGTCGTGGTTTGCCATGACCTTGCCGCTGTGCGCCAACACATTCCACAGACCTTGCTGATCAAACAGAGCGGCTGCGCATTCGGCAGCAGCGCCGACCTCATCCAGCAAACGCCTCATACGCAGGTGGCCTGA
- a CDS encoding metal ABC transporter permease produces MLTLSHLWQPFHEFVFMRRALLGGLVLACSTAPLGVFLILRRMSLIGDAVAHGILPGAALGFWFAGLSLPALTLGGLGAGLSMAGLAAWITRRTGLREDASLAAIYPISLASGVLILGIAGKRLDLLHLLFGSALAVDGPTLNGMLWVSALSLMAMALIYKPLLLDTLDPFFLRTVSRLGPVAHGVFLTLVVLNLVIGFQAIGALMVVGLMMLPAAASRFWSRRLPILIAIAALIGCASVWLGLLLSFYYSLPSGPAIVLVAGGGYLLSVVFGPVHGLLRRPPLLTSQ; encoded by the coding sequence ATGCTCACGCTCAGCCATTTATGGCAGCCGTTCCACGAGTTCGTCTTCATGCGCCGAGCCCTCCTCGGCGGTCTGGTATTGGCGTGCAGCACGGCACCACTGGGCGTGTTTCTGATCCTGCGCCGGATGAGTCTGATCGGCGACGCCGTTGCCCACGGCATCCTCCCCGGCGCCGCGTTGGGGTTCTGGTTCGCCGGACTGAGTCTTCCGGCGCTTACCCTCGGCGGCCTTGGTGCCGGTCTGAGCATGGCCGGACTCGCCGCGTGGATCACCCGACGCACCGGCCTGCGCGAAGACGCCAGCCTTGCCGCGATCTATCCCATCTCGCTGGCCAGCGGCGTGCTGATCCTGGGAATCGCCGGCAAACGACTCGATTTGCTGCACCTGCTGTTCGGCTCCGCACTGGCGGTGGATGGGCCGACCCTCAACGGCATGTTGTGGGTATCGGCGCTAAGCCTGATGGCCATGGCGCTGATCTACAAACCGTTGCTGCTCGACACGCTTGATCCGTTTTTCCTGCGCACGGTCAGCCGACTCGGCCCCGTCGCCCATGGCGTGTTCCTGACGCTGGTGGTGCTCAATCTGGTGATCGGCTTCCAGGCGATCGGCGCCTTGATGGTAGTCGGCCTGATGATGCTGCCCGCCGCCGCTTCACGCTTCTGGAGCCGACGCCTGCCGATCCTGATTGCCATCGCCGCGCTCATCGGTTGCGCATCGGTATGGCTCGGCCTGTTGCTGTCTTTTTACTACTCGCTGCCCAGCGGCCCGGCCATCGTGCTGGTCGCCGGTGGCGGCTACCTGTTGTCCGTGGTGTTCGGACCGGTTCACGGTCTGTTGCGCCGCCCGCCTTTGCTCACATCCCAATGA
- a CDS encoding metal ABC transporter substrate-binding protein — protein MRALLVLFSLMLSMSLSAAEKLPVVTSFSIVADMVHQVGGEHIQITNMVGPDADAHTYEPTPDDAKALLKAKLIVKNGLGFEPWLDRLVASTNTRAPVISASRGVIPRSLDEDGETVPDPHAWHNLANAELYVANITKALIAADPANKADYERNSQAYLKQIYALLAQAKAKLGSLPPGNRKIVTSHDAFGYLGQAYGIDFMAPQGLSTEREPSAAEVAALITQIRQAKVKAVFMENIKDARLLKQIADESGAHIGGTLYSDALAASGPASTFTGLFEYNLNTLYQALSQP, from the coding sequence ATGCGCGCTCTACTCGTGCTGTTCAGCCTGATGCTGTCGATGTCGTTATCGGCGGCGGAAAAACTGCCGGTGGTCACCAGTTTCAGCATCGTTGCCGACATGGTGCATCAGGTCGGCGGCGAGCATATCCAGATCACCAACATGGTCGGCCCTGACGCCGATGCCCACACTTACGAACCCACTCCGGATGACGCCAAGGCCCTGCTCAAGGCGAAATTGATCGTCAAAAACGGGCTGGGTTTCGAGCCCTGGCTGGATCGGCTGGTCGCCAGCACCAACACCAGAGCTCCGGTGATCAGCGCCAGTCGCGGCGTGATTCCGCGCTCGCTGGATGAGGACGGTGAAACCGTTCCCGACCCCCACGCCTGGCACAACCTGGCAAATGCCGAGCTGTACGTCGCCAACATCACCAAAGCGCTGATCGCTGCTGACCCGGCAAACAAAGCCGACTACGAGCGCAACAGCCAGGCCTACCTGAAACAGATCTACGCCCTCCTCGCCCAAGCGAAAGCCAAGCTCGGTTCACTGCCACCGGGCAATCGCAAGATCGTCACCAGCCATGACGCCTTCGGTTATCTCGGTCAGGCCTACGGCATCGACTTCATGGCGCCACAAGGTCTGTCCACCGAACGCGAACCCTCCGCCGCCGAAGTCGCCGCGCTGATCACCCAGATTCGCCAGGCCAAGGTCAAAGCGGTGTTCATGGAAAACATCAAGGACGCACGCCTGCTGAAACAGATCGCCGACGAAAGTGGCGCACACATCGGCGGCACGCTGTACTCCGACGCCCTCGCCGCCAGCGGTCCGGCCAGCACCTTCACCGGTCTGTTCGAATACAACCTCAACACTCTTTACCAAGCCCTGAGCCAACCATGA
- a CDS encoding carbonate dehydratase has translation MIRKNPSGDLPQIAESAYVDKTAIICGKVVIGENVFVGPYAVIRADEVDATGEMEPITIGANSNIQDGVVIHSKSGAAVTIGEFSSIAHRSIVHGPCKVGDRVFIGFNSVLFNCVVGNGCVVRHNSVVDGRDLPDAFYVPSTTRIGPGTDLSQFPPVSVSASEFSEDVARTNVDLVRGYKALQNEF, from the coding sequence ATGATCCGTAAAAATCCTTCCGGTGATTTGCCGCAGATTGCCGAGTCTGCTTACGTCGATAAGACCGCGATCATCTGCGGCAAAGTGGTGATCGGCGAAAACGTATTCGTCGGCCCGTACGCGGTGATCCGCGCCGATGAAGTGGACGCCACCGGCGAGATGGAACCAATCACCATCGGCGCCAATTCGAATATCCAGGACGGCGTGGTGATCCACTCCAAATCCGGCGCGGCGGTAACCATCGGCGAATTCAGCTCGATCGCCCACCGCTCGATCGTGCATGGCCCGTGCAAGGTCGGCGACCGGGTATTCATCGGCTTCAACAGCGTGCTTTTCAACTGCGTGGTCGGCAACGGTTGCGTGGTGCGGCACAACTCGGTGGTCGACGGCCGCGATCTGCCGGACGCGTTCTACGTGCCCTCCACCACCCGTATCGGCCCGGGCACCGACCTCTCGCAATTCCCGCCGGTGAGCGTCAGCGCTTCGGAGTTTTCCGAAGACGTGGCGCGCACCAACGTCGACCTGGTGCGCGGTTACAAAGCCCTGCAGAACGAGTTCTGA
- a CDS encoding dihydroorotase: MSSVLIRNARLVNEGREFDADLLVSNGRIVKIARSIEGENATREIDANGQWLLPGMIDDQVHFREPGAPAKGSIHTESRAAVAGGITSFMDMPNTNPATLTLEALADKKRRAAINSVANYGFHFGVSHDNLDIVAALNPSEVAGVKVFMGASTGNMLVDDPNTLERLFAEVPTILLAHCEHTPSIETNATSLRERFGNQLPPDAHALIRNADSCFRSSSLAVDLARRHGTRLHVLHLTTARELALFEDKPLTQKRITAEVCLHHLLFDDRDYPNLGNLIKCNPAIKSQSDRDALRQALLSNRLDVIGSDHAPHTWAEKQQAYEQAPSGLPLVQHALPALLELVADGVLPITTLVAKTSHRVADLFAIPDRGYLREGYWADLVLVQPEPKGVAVSRQPVLSQCGWTPFAQRNFRHRVSTTMVSGQIAWHDQRIHDNCQGLPLRFMR, translated from the coding sequence ATGAGCAGTGTGCTGATTCGCAATGCGCGGTTGGTGAACGAGGGTCGTGAATTCGACGCCGATCTGTTGGTCAGCAACGGGCGCATCGTCAAGATCGCCCGCAGCATCGAAGGTGAAAACGCGACCCGGGAAATCGACGCCAACGGTCAATGGCTGCTGCCGGGAATGATTGACGACCAGGTGCATTTTCGCGAGCCGGGTGCGCCGGCCAAGGGCAGTATCCACACCGAGTCCCGGGCAGCCGTGGCCGGTGGCATCACCAGTTTCATGGACATGCCCAACACCAACCCTGCCACCCTGACCCTTGAGGCGCTGGCCGACAAAAAGCGCCGGGCAGCGATCAATTCGGTGGCCAACTACGGTTTTCACTTCGGCGTCAGTCACGACAATCTGGACATCGTCGCAGCACTCAATCCGAGCGAAGTGGCCGGGGTCAAAGTGTTCATGGGCGCGTCCACCGGCAACATGCTGGTGGACGACCCGAACACCCTCGAGCGCCTGTTCGCTGAAGTGCCGACGATTCTGCTGGCCCACTGTGAACACACGCCGAGCATTGAAACGAATGCCACGAGTCTGCGCGAACGCTTCGGCAACCAATTGCCACCCGATGCTCATGCGCTGATCCGTAATGCCGACAGCTGCTTTCGCTCATCGTCTCTGGCGGTGGATCTGGCCCGACGTCACGGCACTCGTCTGCACGTCCTGCACCTGACCACGGCCCGCGAGCTAGCCCTGTTCGAAGACAAACCGCTGACGCAAAAACGCATCACCGCCGAAGTATGCCTGCACCATTTACTGTTCGATGACCGTGACTATCCGAACCTCGGCAACCTGATCAAATGCAATCCGGCGATCAAGTCCCAGAGCGATCGTGACGCCCTGCGCCAGGCACTGCTGAGCAATCGGCTGGACGTGATCGGCAGCGATCATGCACCGCACACCTGGGCGGAGAAACAGCAAGCATATGAACAGGCACCGTCGGGACTGCCACTGGTGCAACACGCGCTGCCGGCGTTGTTGGAACTGGTGGCGGATGGCGTGTTGCCGATCACCACGCTGGTGGCCAAGACCAGCCACCGGGTGGCGGATCTGTTTGCCATTCCGGATCGCGGTTACTTACGTGAGGGGTATTGGGCGGACCTGGTGCTGGTGCAACCGGAGCCCAAAGGTGTCGCGGTGTCACGCCAGCCAGTTCTGTCGCAATGCGGCTGGACGCCCTTCGCTCAGCGCAACTTTCGGCATCGGGTCAGCACGACGATGGTGTCGGGGCAGATCGCGTGGCATGACCAACGGATCCATGACAACTGTCAGGGATTGCCGCTGCGGTTCATGCGCTGA
- a CDS encoding DUF3617 domain-containing protein, whose amino-acid sequence MNVRLLGLALGLGLALPVVAQAQMLQPGLWEMTSSNVKVDDQVMDVQSILGQIQGQITPQQRAELEKQGINIGGKGIRACLTPQQVATNDIPLADPQSGCKQQITERVGNQWKFRFSCPKAQGTGVATFLSDREFTTVANGTFNAIGINQKGSLETRAVWLGQDCGSVKPRA is encoded by the coding sequence ATGAACGTTCGTCTGCTGGGTTTGGCGCTGGGCCTGGGTTTGGCCTTGCCGGTGGTTGCTCAGGCGCAAATGCTGCAGCCGGGGTTGTGGGAAATGACGTCGAGCAATGTGAAGGTCGATGATCAGGTGATGGATGTGCAATCGATCCTCGGCCAGATTCAGGGCCAGATCACCCCGCAGCAGCGGGCGGAACTGGAGAAGCAGGGGATCAACATCGGTGGCAAGGGCATCCGCGCCTGCCTGACGCCGCAGCAGGTGGCGACCAACGATATTCCGCTGGCGGACCCGCAGTCGGGGTGCAAACAGCAGATCACCGAGCGTGTCGGCAACCAGTGGAAATTCCGCTTCAGTTGCCCGAAAGCCCAGGGCACCGGTGTTGCGACGTTCCTCAGTGACCGCGAGTTCACCACCGTCGCCAACGGCACCTTCAATGCCATCGGGATCAACCAGAAGGGCAGTCTGGAAACCCGGGCAGTCTGGCTGGGTCAGGATTGCGGCTCGGTCAAACCGAGAGCGTAA